A portion of the Sphingobium sp. CAP-1 genome contains these proteins:
- the arsB gene encoding ACR3 family arsenite efflux transporter has translation MNATVAARSKPAINSFERYLSVWVALCIAVGIALGYSLPNLFAAIASAEIARVNLVVAVLIWLMIVPMLLKIDLGALGSVRQHWNGVGVTLFINWAVKPFSMALLGTLFLGWLFRPLLPQGEINAYIAGLILLAAAPCTAMVFVWSNLCEGEPTYTLSQVALNDVIMVFAFAPLVGLLLGVASITVPWNTLLISVLLYIVVPVIVAQVIRRALLSSGGQPALDRLLATLGPLSLVALLTTLVLLFGFQGPAILAHPLVIALIAIPILIQVYFNAGLAYWLSRRFGVAWCVAAPAALIGASNFFELAVAAAISLFGLNSGAALATVVGVLVEVPVMLSVVSIVKKTRPWYEQRVPA, from the coding sequence GTGAACGCGACCGTCGCGGCGCGATCCAAGCCGGCGATCAACAGCTTCGAACGCTATTTGAGCGTCTGGGTGGCGCTTTGCATCGCTGTCGGTATCGCGCTCGGCTATTCGCTGCCGAATCTGTTCGCAGCCATCGCATCGGCCGAGATCGCGCGCGTGAACCTGGTCGTGGCTGTGCTGATCTGGCTGATGATCGTCCCCATGCTGCTCAAGATCGACCTCGGCGCGTTGGGGTCGGTTCGCCAACACTGGAATGGCGTCGGCGTCACCCTCTTCATCAACTGGGCGGTAAAGCCCTTTTCAATGGCGCTGCTCGGCACGCTGTTCCTGGGATGGCTATTCCGGCCGCTGCTGCCGCAGGGCGAGATCAACGCCTATATCGCGGGCCTCATCCTGCTGGCGGCAGCTCCCTGTACAGCGATGGTGTTCGTCTGGTCGAACCTGTGCGAAGGCGAGCCGACCTATACGCTGAGCCAGGTGGCGCTCAACGACGTGATCATGGTCTTCGCCTTCGCGCCGCTGGTCGGACTGCTGCTCGGCGTCGCCTCTATCACGGTGCCCTGGAACACGCTGCTCATCTCGGTCCTGCTCTATATAGTCGTGCCCGTCATCGTCGCGCAGGTTATCCGTCGGGCGCTGCTATCGTCAGGCGGGCAACCGGCGCTCGATCGGCTGCTGGCGACTCTTGGGCCGCTGTCGCTGGTTGCGCTGCTGACGACGCTCGTCCTCCTGTTCGGCTTCCAAGGCCCGGCGATCCTGGCTCATCCGCTGGTCATCGCACTGATTGCCATTCCCATCCTCATCCAGGTCTACTTCAATGCGGGCCTGGCCTATTGGCTCAGCCGACGCTTCGGCGTTGCCTGGTGCGTCGCCGCTCCGGCCGCACTGATCGGCGCGTCCAATTTCTTCGAGCTCGCCGTTGCAGCCGCCATCAGCCTGTTCGGCCTCAATTCCGGGGCCGCGCTCGCGACCGTGGTGGGCGTCCTGGTCGAGGTGCCGGTAATGCTGTCTGTCGTCAGCATCGTGAAGAAGACGCGGCCCTGGTACGAGCAACGTGTTCCTGCATGA